The following are encoded together in the Rhizobium tumorigenes genome:
- a CDS encoding TlyA family RNA methyltransferase, producing the protein MSEQFPPQHRLDQLVLSRGLVASRSRARDAIQRGTVKVDGKVITKASMTFADDVVLEIDDPAQDYVSRAALKLVAALDHFKLDPAGHDCLDVGASAGGFTEVLLQRGAAHVTSIDVGHGQIHPRVAGDERVTSIEGLNARYLTSDDIDNRAITFIVSDVSFISLKLALVPALELTEAGAFCVLLVKPQFEAGREAVSKAGLLKLPETAPDVAADLERWLVDEMGWETLGLIPSPIAGGDGNHEFLLAGRKP; encoded by the coding sequence ATGTCAGAACAATTCCCTCCCCAGCACCGTCTCGATCAGCTTGTCCTGTCGCGAGGCCTCGTGGCCAGCCGGTCGCGCGCCCGTGACGCCATCCAGCGCGGCACCGTCAAGGTCGACGGCAAGGTCATCACCAAGGCAAGCATGACGTTTGCCGACGATGTCGTGCTCGAAATCGACGATCCCGCACAGGACTACGTTTCGCGCGCGGCGCTGAAGCTGGTCGCGGCGCTCGACCATTTCAAGCTCGATCCGGCCGGTCACGACTGTCTGGACGTCGGCGCATCCGCCGGCGGCTTCACCGAAGTGCTGCTTCAGCGCGGCGCCGCACATGTCACATCCATTGATGTCGGCCACGGCCAGATCCATCCGCGCGTCGCCGGCGACGAGCGCGTCACCAGCATCGAGGGCCTTAACGCCCGCTACCTGACATCGGACGATATCGACAATCGCGCCATTACCTTCATCGTTTCGGATGTATCGTTCATCTCGCTGAAGCTGGCGCTGGTGCCGGCCCTCGAGCTTACCGAAGCCGGCGCCTTCTGCGTGCTGCTGGTCAAGCCGCAGTTCGAGGCCGGGCGCGAAGCTGTCAGCAAGGCGGGCCTTTTGAAACTGCCGGAAACGGCGCCCGATGTGGCGGCCGACCTCGAGCGCTGGCTGGTGGACGAAATGGGCTGGGAAACGCTTGGCCTTATCCCCTCGCCGATTGCCGGCGGCGACGGAAATCACGAATTCCTATTGGCGGGACGCAAGCCATGA
- a CDS encoding acyl-CoA dehydrogenase — MYKAPVAEIAFTLRHVAGLDQAIDSGSLGDLTADVADAILGEAARFTDNEIVPMAAIGDTEGARLVDGAVVLPEGWPKLYRDWAAGGWNGLTASPDFGGQGLPQMLNVATLEMWNGASMAFGLAPTLTMGAIEALSAHGSPALKDRYLARMISGEWTGTMNLTEPHAGSDVGALTSRAERHEDGSYRIFGQKIYITWGDHDAADNIIHLVLARLPDAPPGTRGISLFLVPKFLVGADGSLGARNDLFCHSLEHKVGIHGSPTCTMIYGDGRFGETPGSIGWLVGEENRGLACMFTMMNNARLAVAMQGVGVCEAATQKAVAYARERRQGRAAGHKGGSMSPIVDHPDVARMLLTMKVLTQGSRAITYACAHAIDLSHAGIDKNHWRSRAALLTPIAKAFATDCGVDVASLGIQVHGGMGYIEETGAARLWRDARIAPIYEGTNGIQAIDLVTRKLPLDGGQAVHSLICELQAICGSVAASGLPVFGATADRLRMAIADLDAATKWLLAAQAGDRVEEALAGATPYLRLFGLVLSGCYLAKGGMAVADDGEGEARIALCRFAAENLLPETAALKDQVMRGADSLIAARALLT, encoded by the coding sequence CCCGCTTCACCGACAACGAAATCGTACCGATGGCGGCCATCGGCGACACCGAAGGCGCGCGACTGGTCGACGGCGCTGTCGTCCTCCCCGAAGGCTGGCCGAAACTCTATCGCGACTGGGCGGCGGGTGGCTGGAACGGCCTGACGGCGTCGCCGGATTTCGGCGGTCAGGGCCTGCCGCAAATGCTGAATGTCGCGACGCTGGAAATGTGGAACGGCGCATCGATGGCCTTCGGCCTGGCGCCGACGCTGACAATGGGCGCCATCGAGGCCCTGTCGGCCCATGGCAGTCCGGCGTTGAAGGATCGTTATCTTGCCCGCATGATCTCCGGCGAATGGACCGGCACCATGAACCTGACGGAGCCGCACGCCGGCTCCGACGTCGGGGCGCTGACCAGCCGTGCCGAACGCCACGAGGACGGCAGCTACCGTATTTTCGGCCAGAAGATCTACATCACCTGGGGCGATCACGACGCGGCAGACAACATCATCCATCTGGTACTCGCCCGATTGCCCGATGCTCCCCCGGGCACGCGGGGCATATCGCTGTTCCTGGTGCCGAAGTTCCTCGTCGGAGCGGACGGGTCGCTCGGTGCCCGCAACGATCTCTTCTGCCACTCGCTCGAGCACAAGGTCGGCATCCATGGCTCGCCGACCTGCACCATGATCTACGGCGATGGCAGGTTCGGCGAGACGCCCGGCTCCATCGGTTGGCTGGTCGGCGAGGAAAACCGCGGTCTAGCCTGCATGTTCACGATGATGAACAATGCGCGGCTCGCCGTCGCCATGCAGGGCGTCGGTGTCTGCGAAGCCGCCACGCAAAAAGCCGTCGCCTATGCCCGCGAGCGCCGGCAGGGGCGGGCGGCGGGACATAAGGGCGGATCGATGAGCCCGATCGTCGATCATCCCGATGTCGCCCGTATGCTGCTGACGATGAAGGTGCTGACACAGGGCTCCCGCGCCATCACCTATGCCTGCGCCCACGCGATCGATCTTTCCCATGCAGGCATCGACAAAAACCATTGGCGATCCCGTGCCGCGCTGCTCACCCCCATCGCCAAGGCCTTTGCCACCGATTGCGGGGTCGACGTCGCCTCGCTCGGCATCCAGGTGCATGGCGGCATGGGCTATATCGAGGAGACCGGCGCCGCGAGACTTTGGCGCGACGCCCGTATCGCGCCGATCTATGAGGGCACCAACGGCATCCAGGCGATTGACCTCGTCACCCGCAAGCTGCCGCTGGACGGCGGCCAGGCTGTGCACAGTCTGATCTGCGAACTGCAGGCAATTTGCGGGAGTGTCGCGGCGTCTGGATTGCCGGTCTTCGGCGCGACGGCGGACAGGTTGCGGATGGCGATTGCGGACCTCGATGCTGCAACCAAATGGCTGCTGGCAGCGCAGGCCGGAGACCGTGTCGAGGAGGCGCTTGCCGGGGCGACACCCTATCTGCGGCTGTTCGGGCTGGTGCTATCAGGCTGCTATCTCGCCAAGGGAGGGATGGCCGTCGCCGACGACGGGGAGGGTGAGGCGCGCATCGCACTTTGCCGCTTTGCTGCAGAAAACCTGCTCCCTGAGACCGCAGCGCTGAAAGATCAGGTGATGCGCGGTGCTGACAGCCTCATTGCCGCTCGCGCCCTGCTGACATGA
- a CDS encoding class I SAM-dependent RNA methyltransferase yields the protein MSAETVTINKLGGQGDGIAHDANGPIFVPFTLPGESVAIARIKDKGTLMSVLKASPDRQEPPCRHFGPDGINGTCGGCTLQHYADVPYRAFKRQLVIDALKSKGLTPEVDDLVAAHPGQRRRVVFAARRTEKDVLIGFNQADSHHIVAIEECPISSPDIVGKLPAIRMVAKALSINAEAFRISVLETPAGLDISVDGIKALSDEQRRAAIETILSLRGIARISLNDEIILEKTKPMIDFSGVQVSPPPGAFTQATKQAEDVMADLVVAHIGKAKRIVDLFAGSGTFALRLARLGRVHAAESDGKALAALDLAARTTQGLKPVSTERRDLFRRPLMTAEFKYIDAVVFDPPRAGAEAQVKELARSAVKKIVAVSCNPLTLARDLAILVEAGYRITKVTPIDQFLWTSHVEVVVSLEK from the coding sequence ATGAGCGCCGAAACAGTTACCATCAACAAGCTTGGCGGCCAGGGCGATGGTATCGCCCATGATGCCAACGGCCCGATCTTCGTGCCCTTCACCCTGCCCGGCGAGAGCGTCGCGATTGCCCGGATCAAGGACAAGGGCACGTTGATGTCGGTCCTCAAGGCGTCGCCCGACCGGCAGGAGCCGCCGTGCCGGCACTTCGGTCCCGATGGCATCAACGGCACCTGCGGTGGCTGCACGCTGCAGCACTACGCCGATGTGCCATACCGGGCGTTCAAGCGGCAGCTGGTAATCGACGCGTTGAAATCGAAGGGCCTGACGCCTGAGGTCGACGACCTCGTGGCGGCCCATCCGGGCCAGCGCCGGCGCGTTGTGTTTGCCGCACGCCGCACCGAGAAGGACGTGCTGATCGGCTTCAACCAGGCTGACAGCCATCACATTGTCGCCATCGAGGAATGTCCCATCTCGTCACCGGATATCGTCGGCAAGCTGCCGGCGATCCGCATGGTGGCAAAGGCGCTGTCGATCAACGCAGAAGCTTTCCGCATCAGCGTGCTGGAAACGCCGGCCGGCCTCGACATCTCCGTCGACGGCATCAAGGCGCTCTCGGACGAGCAGCGCCGCGCCGCCATCGAAACCATCCTGTCGCTTCGCGGCATCGCCCGCATTTCGCTGAACGACGAGATCATCCTCGAGAAGACCAAGCCGATGATCGATTTCAGCGGCGTGCAGGTCTCGCCACCGCCCGGTGCATTCACCCAGGCGACCAAGCAGGCCGAAGACGTCATGGCCGATCTGGTTGTCGCCCATATCGGCAAGGCCAAGCGCATCGTCGATCTGTTCGCCGGCTCCGGCACCTTTGCGCTGCGGCTTGCCCGTCTCGGCCGCGTCCATGCCGCCGAATCCGACGGCAAGGCGCTGGCGGCACTCGATCTTGCCGCCCGCACCACGCAGGGCCTGAAGCCCGTCAGCACGGAGCGTCGCGACCTGTTCCGCCGGCCGCTGATGACGGCGGAGTTCAAATATATTGACGCCGTCGTCTTCGATCCGCCGCGCGCGGGCGCCGAAGCGCAGGTCAAGGAACTGGCGCGTTCAGCGGTCAAGAAGATCGTCGCGGTATCCTGCAATCCCCTGACCCTTGCGCGCGACCTCGCCATCCTCGTCGAGGCCGGCTATCGCATCACCAAGGTGACACCGATCGACCAGTTCCTCTGGACATCCCACGTCGAAGTGGTGGTCTCGCTCGAGAAGTAA
- a CDS encoding AraC family transcriptional regulator translates to MESIAELAGLIDRHAPEDGSYDTAIPRVGLIRSSAETKPVHTLYRPSCCIVAQGRKRAVIGEISLVYDAAHYLVVGIDLPVIGAVIEASACEPYLCFKLEFDAIILTEMVSMTPARADSVTAARLSATTPKLIDAAARMLMLLDEPEEAAALAPLVEREILYRLLSGPQGAMLRQIANGESRLNQIGRAIDYICRNFQAPFAIQDLANIAGMSPSSFYEHFRTTTEMSPLQFRTQIRLQEARRLMMIEGLTAAEAGFRVGYDSPSQFSRDYRRTHRETPRRDVARMRGTATPAAPN, encoded by the coding sequence ATGGAGAGCATTGCCGAACTCGCAGGATTGATCGACCGCCACGCACCGGAAGACGGCAGCTACGATACTGCTATCCCCCGGGTCGGGCTGATCCGCTCTTCGGCCGAAACGAAGCCCGTCCACACGCTCTATCGACCCTCCTGCTGCATAGTCGCCCAAGGTCGCAAACGGGCCGTGATCGGCGAGATCAGTCTTGTCTACGACGCGGCGCATTATCTGGTCGTCGGCATCGATCTGCCCGTCATCGGCGCCGTTATCGAGGCCAGCGCCTGCGAACCGTATCTCTGTTTCAAGCTCGAGTTCGACGCCATCATCCTCACCGAGATGGTGTCGATGACACCGGCGCGTGCCGACAGTGTCACGGCGGCACGCCTTAGCGCCACGACGCCGAAGCTCATCGATGCTGCCGCGAGGATGCTGATGCTGCTGGACGAACCGGAGGAAGCGGCGGCGCTGGCACCGCTCGTCGAACGGGAAATCCTCTATCGCCTCCTGAGCGGGCCGCAGGGCGCCATGCTGCGGCAGATTGCCAATGGCGAAAGCCGCCTCAACCAGATCGGCCGCGCTATCGACTACATCTGCCGGAACTTTCAAGCACCGTTCGCGATCCAGGATCTCGCGAATATCGCCGGCATGAGCCCGTCGTCTTTCTACGAGCATTTTCGAACGACGACGGAGATGAGCCCGCTGCAATTCCGGACGCAGATCCGTCTTCAGGAGGCACGGCGGCTGATGATGATCGAAGGACTGACGGCAGCGGAAGCTGGCTTTCGGGTGGGCTACGACAGCCCATCGCAATTCAGCCGCGACTATCGCCGCACCCATCGGGAGACGCCCCGGCGCGACGTGGCACGGATGCGCGGCACCGCCACACCCGCCGCGCCAAACTAG
- a CDS encoding crotonase/enoyl-CoA hydratase family protein, giving the protein MTDHILIETPEAMPHVRVLRFNRPEKKNAITRAMYTAMTEALQAASADTSVHVVVFLGQPGCFSAGNDMSDFLAFAMGGAMGTEVLDFLNALAGFDKPLVSGVDGMAIGIGTTIHMHCDLTLASGRSLFRTPFVDLALVPEAASSLIAPRLMGYQHAFALLAAGEPLTAEEARRDGLIWKVTTEEALEEETLAVAAKLAAKPPGALKIARDLLRGHQQDITARIAEEAGHFEAQLRTAEARAAFEGFFKR; this is encoded by the coding sequence ATGACGGACCATATCCTGATCGAAACCCCGGAAGCCATGCCGCATGTTAGGGTGCTGCGGTTCAACCGGCCGGAAAAGAAGAACGCCATCACCCGCGCCATGTATACCGCCATGACCGAGGCCCTGCAGGCGGCGAGCGCGGATACAAGCGTTCACGTCGTCGTCTTTCTCGGCCAACCCGGCTGCTTTTCCGCCGGCAACGACATGTCCGACTTCCTGGCTTTTGCCATGGGCGGAGCGATGGGCACGGAGGTTCTCGATTTCCTCAATGCGCTCGCCGGCTTCGACAAGCCGCTGGTTTCTGGCGTCGACGGTATGGCCATCGGCATAGGCACGACCATCCACATGCATTGCGACCTGACACTGGCATCCGGACGCAGCCTGTTCCGCACGCCCTTCGTCGATCTGGCGCTGGTGCCGGAGGCTGCTTCCAGCCTCATCGCGCCACGGCTGATGGGCTACCAGCATGCCTTCGCGCTGCTGGCCGCCGGAGAACCGCTGACGGCCGAGGAGGCGCGGCGCGACGGGTTGATCTGGAAGGTGACGACAGAGGAAGCTCTTGAGGAGGAGACTCTGGCGGTCGCCGCAAAACTGGCCGCCAAGCCGCCTGGCGCCCTGAAAATCGCCCGCGACCTGCTGCGCGGCCATCAGCAGGATATCACGGCGCGGATTGCAGAGGAGGCGGGCCATTTCGAAGCGCAACTGCGCACCGCAGAAGCCCGCGCCGCGTTCGAAGGCTTCTTCAAACGCTGA
- a CDS encoding methyl-accepting chemotaxis protein: MSVKNLSLNGKLAITFVALILLFVSVSAFVYSKARVSAAAAIEQAQSQKFVNLVDDSLQAMLEQAVNLRGFLLFRSNSTYGDLFANRERMLKSITAAKDAAGGHADMQQALDTMQKTADLYFHQLAEPQAKARKETEMPVDQIVKIGVNEAKGQLDGFRDAAAKVKQIARTQADVLAATQAKANSDLSWTLILGGIVASLAAAILAFLLSRTIVKPIVGMTAAMGRLAGGDNNVEVPGSGRGDEVGRMAEAVLVFKDAAIEKLRLSGETERMRSDAERRRHMDDDQKAREEAELRFAMDALAAGLSTLASGDVAARLEQVFAPQFDSVRIDFNNAAEKLDVTLQSVGDNASAISAGADEIRTAADDLARRTEQQAASVEETAAALEQVVTTVRDSAKRAEDVGHLVERARLGAERSGDVVRKAVSAMHEIEKSSGEISNIISVIDDIAFQTNLLALNAGVEAARAGEAGKGFAVVAQEVRELAQRSAKAAKEIKALINTSGTQVNAGVALVGETGKALEAIVSEVREINQNIAAIVISTREQSTGLQEINLAVNAMDQGTQQNAAMVEEQTAASHSLASEASALDDLLRQFKLSRGRLPQISKPAAFAPKPAMAPRPAASRITAATDRTRAVTSPARALGQTLAKAFSGGKPSPASAPAQENWEEF, from the coding sequence ATGTCTGTTAAAAATCTTTCCCTGAATGGCAAGCTGGCGATTACTTTCGTCGCGCTCATTCTGCTTTTCGTTTCCGTCTCGGCCTTCGTCTATTCGAAGGCACGCGTCTCGGCCGCAGCCGCCATCGAACAGGCGCAGTCACAGAAATTCGTCAACCTCGTCGACGACTCCCTGCAGGCCATGCTGGAGCAGGCGGTCAATCTGCGCGGCTTTCTGCTGTTCCGCAGCAACAGCACCTATGGCGATCTCTTCGCCAACCGGGAGCGCATGCTGAAAAGCATCACGGCTGCCAAGGATGCCGCCGGCGGCCATGCCGATATGCAGCAGGCCCTCGATACCATGCAGAAGACGGCAGACCTCTATTTCCATCAGCTGGCCGAGCCCCAGGCGAAGGCCCGCAAGGAAACCGAGATGCCGGTCGACCAGATCGTCAAGATCGGTGTCAATGAAGCCAAGGGCCAGCTGGACGGTTTCCGCGATGCCGCAGCCAAGGTCAAGCAGATTGCCCGCACCCAGGCCGATGTACTGGCCGCGACGCAGGCGAAAGCCAACAGCGACCTGAGCTGGACGCTGATCCTCGGCGGTATCGTTGCCTCGCTTGCTGCCGCTATCCTCGCCTTTCTCCTGTCGCGCACCATCGTCAAGCCCATCGTCGGCATGACGGCGGCCATGGGTCGGCTGGCCGGCGGCGACAATAACGTCGAGGTCCCTGGCTCCGGACGCGGCGACGAGGTTGGCCGGATGGCCGAAGCGGTGCTGGTGTTCAAGGACGCCGCAATCGAGAAGCTGCGTCTTTCCGGCGAAACCGAGCGCATGCGCAGCGACGCCGAGCGCCGCCGCCACATGGACGACGACCAGAAGGCCCGCGAAGAGGCAGAACTGCGTTTCGCAATGGACGCGCTGGCCGCCGGCCTGTCGACATTGGCAAGCGGCGATGTCGCTGCCCGCCTCGAGCAGGTCTTCGCCCCGCAATTCGACAGCGTCCGCATCGACTTCAACAATGCCGCTGAAAAGCTCGACGTGACGCTGCAGTCGGTCGGCGACAATGCCTCGGCCATCAGTGCCGGTGCCGACGAGATCCGGACCGCCGCCGATGACCTTGCGCGCCGTACCGAGCAGCAGGCAGCCTCGGTAGAGGAGACGGCCGCAGCGCTGGAGCAGGTGGTGACGACCGTGCGCGACTCCGCCAAGCGCGCCGAAGACGTCGGCCATCTCGTCGAGCGCGCCCGCCTTGGCGCCGAGCGCTCCGGCGACGTCGTCCGCAAGGCGGTTTCGGCGATGCACGAAATCGAAAAATCATCGGGCGAAATCAGCAACATCATCAGCGTCATCGATGACATTGCCTTCCAGACCAACCTTCTGGCTCTCAACGCCGGTGTCGAGGCTGCGCGTGCCGGCGAGGCTGGCAAGGGCTTTGCCGTCGTCGCCCAGGAAGTCCGCGAACTCGCCCAGCGCTCGGCAAAAGCTGCCAAGGAGATCAAGGCGCTGATCAACACGTCGGGCACGCAGGTCAACGCCGGCGTTGCGCTCGTCGGAGAAACCGGCAAGGCGCTGGAGGCGATCGTTTCCGAAGTCCGCGAGATCAACCAGAACATCGCCGCGATCGTCATCTCGACCCGCGAACAGTCGACCGGCCTTCAGGAGATCAACCTCGCCGTCAACGCCATGGACCAGGGCACCCAGCAGAACGCGGCCATGGTCGAGGAGCAGACGGCTGCAAGCCATTCGCTCGCAAGCGAAGCCAGCGCCCTCGACGACCTCCTGCGCCAGTTTAAGCTGAGCAGGGGTCGTCTGCCACAGATATCGAAGCCCGCCGCCTTCGCCCCGAAGCCTGCAATGGCACCCCGGCCCGCTGCGTCCAGAATTACCGCCGCCACAGACCGCACCCGCGCGGTAACCTCGCCGGCACGGGCCCTTGGCCAGACCCTCGCCAAAGCCTTCAGCGGCGGCAAGCCATCCCCCGCCAGCGCCCCGGCCCAGGAAAACTGGGAAGAATTCTGA